The following DNA comes from Paraburkholderia sp. PGU19.
CACACGCGAATGGCTTCTTGCGCCGCCTCGACGGCAAGACTGGTCGGCAACGTGTAGTGATATCCGAGTTGAGGTTTCTGTTGCGCATGCACTGGCATACACGTGATCGACAAGCCGCAAAATAACGCGAACGACAAGGGGAATTTCATATCAACCTCCAACACCGGTCAGAAGAACACAACGGAACCGGCCGACGACAGTCGCGCAAGCAGGCTGCGCCGACTGCGAAGCCGCGCGTCCGCTCGACGGCTGTATTGAGCGCAAGAATATTGGTCTGAAACGCAATGCTATCGATGATGCCGACGCGAATAGAGACAGTCTCATTCTTTTCCAACCTCTTCAAATGCCGTTCAGAATTTATTTCAACGGAGTGCAAACTTATATTGACCCGTTTACGGCATTTGTAGACGCGAATTTGACGAAAGAGATGAAACTGTCTTTTGAACAGATGGAATAGGTGTTGGCACAACGAGCACGAACAGCGTAAAGCGCGAAGCGCCGCGAATCAGTTCGAACTCGTCTGCCGTTGATCGATGCTAAGTGCTTCCGCTTTTCGAACGAGGTCGGGAAGCGAGCGCGAAGCCATTTTCTTCATCACCTGCCCGCGATGAATCTTCACGGTGATTTCGCTCAGATGCAGCTCATAGGCGATCTGTTTGTTCAGCATGCCGGCCACCACGAACTTCATCACCTCGCGCTCGCGTTGCGTCAGCGATCCATACGACTCTTGCAGCGTCGCCAATGCGTGTTCCGACTCGCGGCGCTCGGCGTCGCGCTTGAGCGCGTGAGCGATCGCGTCGAGCATGTCCTGATCGCGGAATGGCTTGGCGAAGAAATCCAGCGCGCCCGCCTTCATCGCCTTGACCGTCATCTCGATGTCGCCATGCGCCGTGATGAACAGGATCGGCATACGCACGCCGCAGCGATGCGCCTCCTGCTGGAACGCAAGACCGCTCTCGCCTCGCAACCTGACATCGAGAA
Coding sequences within:
- a CDS encoding response regulator is translated as MVPGPSSTSITRNGEGKPSVVYVIDDDESIRFVLNGLVRSVGLHVETFESPKDFLAFPKYDAPSCLILDVRLRGESGLAFQQEAHRCGVRMPILFITAHGDIEMTVKAMKAGALDFFAKPFRDQDMLDAIAHALKRDAERRESEHALATLQESYGSLTQREREVMKFVVAGMLNKQIAYELHLSEITVKIHRGQVMKKMASRSLPDLVRKAEALSIDQRQTSSN